In the Malus domestica chromosome 16, GDT2T_hap1 genome, one interval contains:
- the LOC103416733 gene encoding uncharacterized protein, protein MNWLSRLNEDKCLMIATPHNPETVIRLQLETLLAEKARLANENSVYARENRFLREIEEYHQLTMHDVVYLDDEEVTEANLLTSPIGVSKMLSISPPSSAPPFPPLEDSSYATSPVP, encoded by the exons TTGAGCCGTTTAAATGAAGATAAGTGCCTTATGATTGCAACCCCCCATAATCCAGAAACTGTT ATCCGCCTTCAACTGGAGACACTTTTGGCAGAGAAGGCTCGATTAGCTAACGAGAATTCAGTTTATGCACGCGAGAATCGGTTCCTTAGGGAAATTGAGGAATACCACCAGCTAACAATGCATGATGTTGTGTATTTAGATGATGAAGAAGTCACCGAAGCTAACCTATTAACCAGCCCCATCGGCGTCTCCAAGATGCTCTCCATTTCCCCGCCCTCATCAGCACCCCCATTCCCGCCTCTAGAGGACTCTTCATATGCAACCTCACCAGTACCATAA